A stretch of the Medicago truncatula cultivar Jemalong A17 chromosome 5, MtrunA17r5.0-ANR, whole genome shotgun sequence genome encodes the following:
- the LOC11435193 gene encoding leucine-rich repeat receptor-like protein kinase PEPR1: protein MTRISCSSKIITILLSIISFFYGATALTSDGLTLMSLLTRWTFVPPLINSSWKASDSDPCSWVGVQCDHTYNVISLSLTGHGIIGQLGPEIGNLYHLQNLLLFGNGFSGNVPSELSNCSLLQNLDLSENRFSGSISYSLIKLQNLKFLRLSSNLLTGKIPDSLFEIQSLEEVSLHNNLLSGNIPTNIGNMTNLLRLYLHSNMFSGTIPSSLGNCSKLEDLDLSFNRLRGEIPVSIWRIQSLVHILVHNNDLFGELPLEITNLKCLKNVSLFENQFSGVIPQSLGINSSIVKLDCMNNKFSGNIPPNLCFGKHLLELNMGINQLQGGIPSDLGRCATLRRLFLNQNNFTGLLPDFASNLNLKYMDISKNNIGGPITSSLGNCTNLAYINLSRNKFAGLIPLQLGNLVNLVILDLAHNNLEGPLPLRLSNCAKMDRFDVGFNFLNGSLPSSLRSWARITTLIFRENYFTGGIPGFLTEFSNLRELQLGGNLLGGEIPRWLGTLHNLFYGLNLSSNGLTGSIPSEIGKLGLLQSLDISLNNLTGSIYALESLVSLTDINVSYNLFNGSVPTGLMKLLNSSPSSFMGSPLLCVSCLSCIETSYVNPCVYKSTDHKGIGNVQIVLIELGSSIFISALMLIMIRMYLLKRYKQEFKMSCSPLVMVLKALAKLYDCYNFGKGIVCKTQMTSDLKQQSYSERQPAPASDLNLKPDIERGAAPASDFNKWSYYIEKGVGRIGVTYAREFNISCKEKPLTLKDAVLQATENLNQCYIIGKGGHGTVYKAIIGQHVFAVKKVEFGWNKKKRLSIIRNEIEVLGMFKHRNLIKHADYWIGEEYGLVLYEFMENGSLHDILHEKKPPPRLTWNVRCKIAVGIAQGLAYLHYDCVPRIVHRDIKPKNILVDDNMEPIIADFGTALCKQISEDSNSHSTTRKMLSSHVVGTPGYIAPENAYVNVPGRKSDVYSYGVVLLELITRKKLLVPSLNDEAEETPLVIWARSVWLKTGKTEKIVDHYLASEFPNSSALAKQVSAVLSLALRCIEKDPRDRPTMKGVIRFFNNNLFKLRCDEVQYGDGLTIKLMGNGKIESVKLVRVAALILPKITYAWRHLTFIPSINGPILTKPFNWFFLSRWGQYRHLQKSLDPQTKSYYYINTNQNEDTVQLSE, encoded by the exons ATGACTAGAATTAGTTGTAGCAGTAAAATTATCACAATCTTGTTGTCGATTATTTCCTTCTTCTATGGTGCTACTGCTCTTACCTCTGATGGTTTGACTTTGATGTCACTCTTGACACGTTGGACCTTTGTTCCTCCGCTAATCAACTCTAGTTGGAAGGCTTCTGATTCCGATCCATGCTCATGGGTTGGTGTTCAATGTGACCATACTTATAATGTCATTTCCCTTAGCCTCACTGGTCATGGGATTATTGGTCAACTTGGACCAGAAATTGGTAACCTTTATCACTTGCAGAACCTTTTGTTGTTCGGTAATGGTTTCTCAGGAAACGTGCCTTCAGAGTTAAGCAACTGTAGCTTGCTTCAGAATTTAGATCTTTCTGAGAACAGATTCAGTGGAAGTATATCATATAGTTTGATAAAGTTgcaaaatttaaagtttttaagATTGTCTTCCAATCTTCTGACTGGTAAAATTCCAGATTCTTTATTTGAAATTCAATCCCTTGAAGAAGTGAGCCTGCACAATAACCTTCTTAGCGGCAATATCCCAACCAATATTGGAAACATGACTAATCTATTAAGGTTGTATCTACATAGTAATATGTTTTCAGGGACCATTCCTTCATCTCTTGGCAATTGCAGTAAACTTGAAGACCTTGATTTGTCTTTCAACCGTTTGAGAGGTGAAATTCCGGTCAGTATTTGGAGAATTCAAAGTCTTGTGCACATCTTGGTTCACAACAACGATCTCTTTGGGGAACTACCTTTGGAAATCACAAACCTTAAGTGTCTAAAAAATGTCTCATTGTTTGAAAATCAGTTCTCAGGAGTCATACCTCAAAGCTTGGGAATCAACAGCAGCATAGTGAAGTTGGACTGTATGAATAACAAGTTCAGTGGTAATATCCCACCAAATCTTTGTTTTGGAAAGCATTTGTTAGAGCTCAACATGGGAATCAATCAACTACAAGGTGGCATACCTTCTGATCTAGGAAGATGTGCAACTCTAAGGAGGTTGTTTCtcaatcaaaataatttcaCCGGGTTGCTTCCCGATTTTGCAAGTAATCTTAACCTGAAATACATGGACATAAGCAAAAACAATATTGGTGGACCAATTACATCAAGTTTGGGAAATTGCACAAATCTCGCATACATTAATTTGTCAAGAAACAAATTTGCAGGACTCATACCATTACAGCTTGGAAACCTTGTGAATCTTGTGATTTTGGATCTTGCTCACAATAATTTGGAAGGTCCTTTGCCACTTAGGCTTTCAAACTGTGCTAAAATGGATCGTTTTGATGTGGGATTCAATTTCTTAAATGGATCACTCCCATCAAGTTTGAGAAGTTGGGCACGCATAACTACATTGATTTTCAGAGAAAATTACTTCACTGGAGGTATCCCAGGGTTTTTGACAGAATTTAGCAACCTTCGTGAGTTACAACTAGGTGGAAATTTGCTTGGAGGCGAAATTCCTCGATGGTTGGGGACATTGCATAATCTGTTCTATGGATTGAATCTGAGTTCTAATGGATTAACAGGCAGCATTCCTTCAGAAATTGGGAAGCTAGGACTGCTGCAAAGTCTGGATATATCCTTGAACAATTTAACAGGAAGCATATATGCTCTTGAAAGTCTTGTTTCGTTAACTGATATCAATGTTTCTTACAATCTCTTCAATGGTTCTGTACCAACAGGTCTAATGAAGTTACTGAATTCCTCACCATCATCATTCATGGGTAGTCCTCTCCTATGTGTTAGTTGTTTGAGTTGCATTGAAACTAGTTATGTAAATCCATGTGTCTACAAGTCAACTGATCACAAAGGTATCGGTAATGTTCAAATTGTGTTGATAGAACTTGGATCCTCAATATTTATTTCTGCTCTGATGCTAATAATGATTCGAATGTATCTCCTTAAAAGATATAAGCAGGAATTCAAGATGTCTTGTTCCCCACTGGTCATGGTGTTGAAGGCTCTGGCTAAACTATATGATTGCTATAATTTTGGCAAAGGAATTGTGTGTAAAACCCAAATGACATCTGATCTTAAGCAGCAGTCGTATAGTGAAAGACAACCTGCTCCGGCGTCTGATCTTAATCTAAAGCCTGATATTGAAAGAGGAGCTGCTCCGGCATCCGATTTTAACAAATGGTCTTATTATATTGAAAAAGGGGTTGGAAGGATTGGAGTCACATATGCTCGCGAGTTCAATATCTCATGCAAAGAGAAGCCACTTACTCTtaaagatgcagtgttgcagGCTACTGAGAACCTAAATCAATGTTATATCATTGGCAAGGGAGGACATGGTACTGTGTACAAAGCCATAATTGGTCAGCATGTTTTTGCTGTAAAGAAGGTCGAATTTGGGTGGAACAAGAAAAAGCGGCTAAGTATCATACGCAACGAAATTGAAGTCCTTGGGATGTTTAAGCATCGAAATTTGATCAAACACGCAGACTACTGGATTGGAGAGGAATATGGTTTAGTCTTATATGAATTCATGGAAAATGGAAGCCTTCATGATATTTTGCATGAAAAGAAACCCCCACCACGATTAACGTGGAATGTTCGGTGTAAAATAGCAGTCGGAATTGCTCAAGGACTAGCATATCTGCATTATGATTGTGTTCCAAGAATAGTGCACCGAGACATCAAACCAAAGAACATTCTCGTTGACGACAATATGGAGCCTATTATAGCTGATTTTGGCACTGCCCTATGCAAGCAGATATCTGAGGATTCTAATAGTCATTCTACAACTAGGAAAATGCTTTCATCGCATGTTGTTGGTACTCCTGGATATATTGCACCGG AGAATGCATATGTTAATGTTCCAGGAAGAAAGTCTGATGTATATAGCTACGGAGTTGTTTTGCTTGAGCTAATAACCAGAAAGAAATTGTTAGTTCCCTCTTTAAACGATGAAGCAGAGGAGACCCCCTTAGTGATCTGGGCTAGATCTGTATGGCTGAAAACAGGCAAAACTGAGAAGATTGTTGATCATTACCTTGCAAGTGAATTTCCCAATTCATCAGCACTAGCCAAGCAAGTCTCTGCAGTCCTTTCATTGGCATTACGATGCATAGAGAAGGATCCACGAGATAGGCCGACCATGAAAGGTGTTATtcgtttttttaataacaactTGTTTAAGCTGAGGTGTGATGAGGTTCAATATGGCGATGGACTTACAATTAAACTGATGGGAAACGGTAAGATTGAGTCTGTAAAATTGGTCAGGGTAGCTGCTCTAATTCTTCCAAAAATAACTTATGCTTGGCGTCATTTGACCTTCATTCCCTCTATCAATGGTCCAATACTTACCAAACCTTTCAACTGGTTTTTCCTATCGCGTTGGGGTCAATATAGACACCTGCAGAAATCCCTGGACCCACAGACCAAATCATACTACTATATAAACACCAATCAAAATGAGGACACTGTGCAACTTAGTGAATAG
- the LOC11434711 gene encoding receptor-like protein kinase: MTRTSCSSKFITLLLIISFLHSGLTLTSDGLILLSLMTHWTFIPPFIKSTWNASDSTPCSWVGVQCDYNHHNVISLNLTSRGIFGQLGTEILNLHHLQTLVLFGNGFSGKVPSELSNCSLLEYLDLSENRFSGKIPSSLNKLQLLRFMSLSSNLLIGEIPDSLFKIPSLEEVNLHSNLLSGPIPTNIGNLTHLLRLYLYGNQLSGTIPSSLGNCSKLEDLELSFNRLRGKIPVSVWRISSLVNILVHNNSLSGELPFEMTKLKYLKNISLFDNQFSGVIPQSLGINSRIVKLDGMNNKFSGNIPPNLCFGKHLSVLNMGINQLQGGIPSDLGRCETLMRLIINENNFTGSLPDFESNLNLNYMDLSKNNISGPVPSSLGNCKNLTYSNLSRNNFAGLISTELGKLVSLVILDLSHNNLEGPLPLQLSNCSKMDQFDVGFNFLNGTLPSSLRSWRNITTLILRENYFTGGIPEFLAEFTNLRELHLGGNLFGGKIPRSMGTLHNLFYGLNLSGNGLTGGIPSEIGLLGLLQSLDISLNNLTGSIDALGGLVSLIEVNISFNLFNGSVPTGLMRLLNSSPSSFMGNPFLCVSCLNCIITSNVNPCVYKSTDHKGISYVQIVMIVLGSSILISAVMVIIFRMYLHRNELKGASYLEQQSFNKIGDEPSDSNVGTPLENELFDYHELVLEATENLNDQYIIGRGAHGIVYKAIINEQACAVKKFEFGLNRQKWRSIMDNEIEVLRGLRHQNLIKCWSHWIGNDYGLIIYKFIENGSLYEILHEMKPPPPLRWSVRFNIAVGIAQGLAYLHYDCDPPILHRDIKPKNILVDDNLVPVIADFSTALCKKLLENSHSYSETRKLLSLRVVGTPGYIAPENAYKVVPGRKSDVYSYGVVLLELITRKKILLPSLNNDAEEIHIVTWARSLFMETSKIEKIVDPFLSSAFPNSAVLAKQVNAVLSLALQCTEKDPRRRPTMKDVIDFYNNYLFKLRCDEVQYGIGLSIKLMGNGKLLAQKVVGVLNLVLPKITYAWPILIFRPSITGPILTKPFNWFFLSRWGQYRHLQKSLYSQRKSHYFINTNQTEATVERSE; the protein is encoded by the exons ATGACTAGAACTAGTTGTAGCAGTAAATTCATTACACTCTTGTTGATTATTTCCTTCTTGCATAGTGGTTTGACTCTTACCTCTGATGGGTTGATACTGTTGTCACTCATGACACACTGGACTTTTATTCCTCCTTTTATCAAATCTACCTGGAATGCCTCTGATTCAACTCCATGCTCATGGGTTGGTGTTCAATGTGActataatcatcataatgtCATTTCTCTTAACCTCACTAGTCGTGGGATTTTTGGTCAACTTGGGACAGAAATTTTGAACCTTCATCACTTGCAGACCCTTGTATTGTTTGGAAATGGTTTCTCAGGAAAAGTGCCTTCAGAGTTAAGCAACTGTAGTTTGCTTGAGTATTTAGACCTTTCTGAGAATAGATTCAGTGGAAAGATACCATCTAGTTTGAATAAGTTACAACTTTTACGGTTTATGAGTCTCTCATCCAATCTGCTTATCGGTGAAATTCCAGATTCCTTGTTTAAAATTCCATCCTTGGAAGAAGTAAACCTGCACAGTAACCTTCTTAGTGGTCCTATCCCGACCAATATTGGAAACTTGACTCATCTATTGAGGTTGTATCTATATGGTAATCAGTTGTCAGGGACTATTCCTTCATCTCTTGGTAATTGCAGTAAATTAGAGGACCTTGAATTGTCTTTCAACCGACTGAGAGGCAAAATTCCGGTCAGTGTTTGGAGAATTTCAAGTCTTGTGAACATCTTGGTTCACAACAACAGCCTCTCTGGGGAACTGCCTTTCGAGATGACAAAGCTCAAGTATCTAAAAAATATCTCATTGTTTGATAATCAGTTCTCAGGAGTCATACCTCAAAGCTTAGGAATCAACAGCAGAATAGTGAAGTTGGACGGTATGAATAACAAGTTCAGCGGTAATATCCCACCCAATCTTTGCTTTGGAAAGCATTTGTCAGTGCTCAATATGGGAATCAATCAACTTCAAGGTGGCATACCTTCTGATCTAGGAAGATGTGAAACTCTGATGAGGTTGATTATCAATGAAAATAATTTCACCGGGTCTCTTCCTGATTTTGAGAGTAATTTGAACCTGAACTACATGGACTTGAGCAAGAACAATATCAGTGGACCAGTTCCATCAAGTTTGGGAAATTGCAAAAATCTCACATACAGTAATTTGTCGAGGAACAATTTTGCAGGGCTCATATCGACAGAGTTAGGTAAGCTTGTGAGTCTTGTGATTTTGGATCTTTCTCACAACAACTTGGAAGGTCCTTTACCACTCCAACTGTCAAATTGTTCTAAAATGGATCAGTTTGATGTGGGATTCAATTTCCTAAATGGAACACTCCCATCAAGTTTGAGAAGTTGGAGAAATATAACCACattgattttaagagaaaaTTACTTCACTGGAGGTATCCCAGAGTTTTTGGCAGAATTTACCAACCTCCGCGAGTTACATCTTGGTGGAAATTTGTTTGGAGGCAAAATTCCTCGATCGATgggaacattgcataatttgTTCTATGGACTGAATCTGAGTGGTAATGGATTGACAGGTGGCATTCCTTCGGAAATTGGTTTACTCGGACTGCTGCAAAGTCTAGATATATCCTTAAACAATTTAACAGGAAGCATAGATGCTCTTGGAGGTCTTGTTTCATTAATTGAGGTCAATATTTCTTTCAATCTCTTCAATGGATCTGTACCAACAGGTCTAATGAGGTTATTGAATTCCTCACCATCATCATTCATGGGTAATCCTTTCCTATGTGTAAGTTGTTTGAATTGCATTATAACTAGTAATGTAAATCCATGTGTCTACAAATCAACTGATCATAAAGGTATCAGTTATGTTCAAATTGTAATGATAGTACTTGGATCCTCAATATTGATTTCTGCTGTGATGGTGATAATATTTCGAATGTATCTCCATAGAAATGAATTGAAAGGGGCCTCTTATCTTGAGCAACAGTCTTTTAATAAAATAGGAGACGAACCTAGTGATTCCAATGTAGGGACCCCATTAGAAAATGAGTTGTTTGACTATCATGAGCTAGTTTTGGAGGCTACAGAGAACCTAAATGATCAGTATATTATTGGAAGAGGAGCACATGGTATTGTGTACAAAGCCATAATTAATGAGCAGGCTTGTGCTGTAAAGAAGTTTGAATTTGGATTGAACAGGCAAAAGTGGCGAAGTATCATGGACAACGAAATTGAAGTCCTTAGGGGCCTTAGGCATCAAAATTTGATCAAATGTTGGAGCCACTGGATTGGAAATGACTATGGTTTAATCATATATAAATTCATTGAAAATGGAAGCCTTTATGAAATTTTGCATGAAATGAAACCCCCACCACCCTTAAGGTGGAGTGTTCGGTTTAATATAGCTGTTGGAATTGCTCAAGGACTAGCTTATCTGCATTATGATTGTGATCCACCAATACTGCACCGAGACATCAAACCAAAGAACATACTTGTTGATGACAATTTGGTGCCTGTTATAGCTGATTTTAGCACTGCCCTATGCAAGAAGTTGTTAGAGAATTCACATAGTTATTCTGAAACCAGAAAATTGCTTTCATTGCGCGTTGTTGGTACCCCTGGCTATATTGCACCAG AAAATGCATATAAAGTAGTGCCGGGAAGAAAGTCTGACGTATATAGTTACGGAGTTGTTTTGCTTGAGCTAATAACCAGAAAGAAAATATTACTTCCCTCTTTGAATAATGATGCGGAGGAGATCCACATAGTGACCTGGGCTAGATCTTTATTTATGGAAACAAGTAAAATTGAGAAGATTGTTGATCCATTTCTTTCAAGTGCATTTCCCAATTCAGCAGTGCTAGCCAAGCAAGTCAATGCAGTGCTTTCATTGGCATTACAATGCACAGAGAAGGATCCACGAAGGAGGCCGACCATGAAAGATGTTATTGACTTTTATAATAACTACCTGTTTAAGCTAAGGTGTGATGAAGTTCAATATGGTATAGGACTTTCAATTAAACTGATGGGAAATGGTAAATTGCTGGCTCAAAAGGTTGTTGGCGTATTGAATCTAGTTCTTCCAAAAATAACCTATGCTTGGCCAATTTTGATCTTCCGTCCCTCTATCACCGGTCCAATACTTACCAAACCTTTCAATTGGTTTTTCCTATCACGTTGGGGTCAATATAGACACCTGCAGAAATCCTTGTATTCACAGCGCAAGTCACACTACTTTATCAACACCAATCAAACAGAGGCCACTGTTGAACGTAGTGAATAG